One window from the genome of Sulfodiicoccus acidiphilus encodes:
- a CDS encoding zf-TFIIB domain-containing protein codes for MKFCPKCGGAMVPVKRDGKELLRCTKCKYEEEMKKESKKEYVVTETKNKSEKVLTTSLVSDKSGRKREEEELEQEREEYYREIGLDLLRDELEGNEENDED; via the coding sequence TTGAAGTTCTGTCCCAAATGTGGAGGAGCTATGGTTCCTGTAAAGAGAGATGGAAAGGAGCTACTAAGATGTACTAAGTGCAAGTACGAGGAGGAAATGAAGAAGGAATCGAAGAAGGAGTATGTAGTAACAGAGACTAAGAACAAGAGCGAGAAAGTGCTAACTACTTCCCTAGTAAGTGATAAGTCCGGGAGGAAGAGGGAGGAAGAGGAACTTGAGCAGGAAAGGGAAGAGTACTATAGAGAGATAGGGTTAGATTTATTGAGAGATGAGTTGGAAGGAAACGAGGAAAACGATGAGGACTGA
- a CDS encoding B12-binding domain-containing radical SAM protein, whose protein sequence is MVSFDFVITTDRCLMTNHHHKEFLGFLGTGPAIGLPEKVWKWLACPKIGTDSLGRPNEAPYGLRKIEAKLLDEGFNAAIIDPDAIDKYLPTAKALMFSHHDYFAFGPPSSTWWGITKKEPINYKSFQELINRPSIAQAKSRGMKVIVGGPSTWQWLWREDMIEKVGVDTLFDGEGERLIVKIAQSIIDGEPLPKYMYVDAEDSPSLEEIPEIKGASVNGLIEVMRGCPRYCRFCSVTLRQVRYYPLEKIEKELQVNVKAGIRDGVIHSDDMLFYGAVGIFPRPEPLIKLHRLIKRYYKSIAWSHASLAAIRYSEEKYGLMSKLSEIIIDDNQRYLGVEVGVETGSPRLAKEIMPAKSSPYKPEEYPETVEEAFKIMHEHAVIPAGTMIIGLPEEKEEDVIRTIEMVDNLRPYRSILVPMFFVPMGMFKNKDWFTRIKLNDSHIELYRKVFWHDVYWAEDIIDKFYMQGPLYYPVRLGLKLFLKNAKSRMRKVEAWLEGQLKK, encoded by the coding sequence ATGGTGTCCTTCGACTTCGTTATAACGACCGACAGATGTCTCATGACTAACCACCACCACAAAGAGTTCCTCGGATTCCTAGGCACAGGGCCTGCCATTGGACTGCCAGAGAAGGTATGGAAGTGGTTAGCTTGCCCTAAGATAGGTACGGACTCGCTGGGAAGACCTAATGAGGCTCCATACGGACTCAGGAAGATAGAGGCAAAACTTCTCGACGAGGGGTTCAACGCGGCCATAATAGATCCAGATGCCATTGATAAGTACCTCCCCACTGCCAAGGCCTTGATGTTTTCTCACCACGATTACTTCGCGTTCGGTCCTCCATCTTCGACGTGGTGGGGGATAACTAAGAAGGAACCCATAAACTACAAGAGTTTTCAGGAACTCATAAACAGGCCTTCCATAGCTCAAGCTAAATCGAGAGGAATGAAGGTAATAGTAGGTGGCCCATCAACTTGGCAGTGGCTCTGGAGGGAGGACATGATAGAGAAGGTAGGAGTAGACACCCTCTTCGATGGAGAAGGGGAGAGGCTAATAGTGAAGATAGCACAGTCGATAATAGATGGAGAGCCTTTGCCTAAGTATATGTATGTTGACGCTGAGGACTCTCCGTCTCTAGAGGAGATACCAGAGATTAAGGGTGCCAGCGTGAATGGCTTAATTGAAGTAATGAGAGGTTGCCCTAGGTACTGCAGGTTCTGCTCTGTAACATTGAGGCAAGTGAGATACTACCCCTTGGAAAAAATTGAGAAAGAGCTGCAGGTGAACGTCAAGGCGGGAATAAGGGATGGAGTAATTCATAGTGACGATATGCTCTTCTACGGAGCGGTGGGTATATTTCCAAGACCAGAACCACTTATAAAATTACACCGGTTGATTAAAAGGTACTATAAGTCTATTGCGTGGAGCCACGCTAGCCTAGCCGCCATCAGATACTCTGAGGAGAAGTATGGGCTCATGAGCAAGTTATCGGAGATCATAATAGACGATAATCAGCGCTACTTGGGTGTAGAAGTGGGGGTGGAGACTGGATCTCCACGGCTGGCCAAGGAGATAATGCCTGCCAAATCCTCTCCATACAAGCCAGAGGAGTATCCCGAAACGGTTGAAGAAGCATTCAAGATAATGCATGAGCACGCTGTAATCCCCGCCGGAACCATGATAATCGGTCTGCCAGAGGAGAAGGAAGAGGATGTCATAAGGACTATTGAAATGGTGGATAACCTGAGGCCCTATAGGAGCATACTAGTTCCAATGTTCTTTGTTCCCATGGGTATGTTCAAGAATAAGGACTGGTTCACAAGAATAAAACTGAACGATAGCCACATAGAGCTTTACAGGAAAGTGTTTTGGCATGACGTTTATTGGGCTGAGGACATAATCGACAAGTTCTACATGCAAGGGCCCCTATATTATCCAGTTAGGCTCGGACTGAAGTTGTTCCTGAAGAACGCCAAGTCTAGAATGAGGAAAGTTGAGGCCTGGCTCGAAGGCCAATTGAAGAAGTGA
- a CDS encoding RsmB/NOP family class I SAM-dependent RNA methyltransferase yields MSDRPRIKKYQKLFQFENSDKWRGLASRFGVLPYMVERYVNMLGEGGTISFLSSCQVPPRLSIRCNDLKVDCGELSALLEKKGFSFRKVRWAPHALVLEKSPRKPSLGATPEYLKGYYYIQGLASMLPAYALRPSSSDIVLDMAAAPGGKTTQLAQLMKNSGLIVAIEKRRDRMRSLMSNVNRMGVKNTVLLRAESSIVSKLDLKFSKIILDAPCSGEGLIAKDPSRRTKTTPEHLKRFQGIQINLLTHAIAALDEGGKLIYSTCSIAPEENEAVIDFAIENLGLKTLPLDLGVGNPGLREFRGVSFHSSIENCRRLYPHLHGTEGFFLCLLSR; encoded by the coding sequence ATGAGTGATAGGCCCCGAATTAAAAAGTATCAAAAGCTCTTTCAATTTGAGAACAGCGATAAGTGGAGAGGGCTAGCATCTAGGTTTGGAGTACTGCCTTACATGGTTGAGAGGTATGTAAATATGTTAGGAGAGGGAGGTACTATTTCCTTCCTTTCCAGCTGTCAAGTCCCTCCGAGGCTTAGTATCAGATGTAACGACCTCAAAGTAGACTGTGGGGAACTATCCGCTCTCTTAGAGAAAAAGGGATTTTCTTTTAGGAAGGTGAGGTGGGCACCTCATGCTCTTGTTCTGGAGAAAAGCCCTAGGAAACCTTCTCTTGGAGCTACTCCAGAGTACCTCAAAGGATACTACTACATTCAAGGTTTAGCGTCAATGCTTCCGGCCTACGCTCTAAGACCCTCCTCCAGCGACATCGTTTTGGATATGGCAGCGGCCCCAGGTGGCAAAACGACTCAGCTGGCACAATTGATGAAGAACTCAGGTCTCATAGTCGCTATCGAAAAGAGGAGGGATAGAATGAGGAGCCTGATGTCGAATGTGAATAGGATGGGCGTTAAAAACACTGTTCTGCTAAGGGCTGAGAGTTCCATTGTGTCCAAATTAGACCTGAAGTTCAGTAAGATTATCCTAGATGCGCCCTGTTCTGGAGAGGGGTTGATTGCTAAAGACCCCTCTAGGAGGACTAAGACCACTCCAGAACATTTGAAAAGATTTCAAGGAATCCAAATTAATCTTCTCACACACGCCATTGCCGCCCTAGATGAAGGGGGTAAGCTGATCTATTCTACATGCAGCATAGCACCAGAAGAGAACGAAGCGGTAATAGACTTCGCTATAGAAAACTTGGGTTTGAAGACCCTTCCTTTAGATCTAGGCGTTGGAAACCCTGGCCTTAGAGAGTTTAGGGGTGTAAGTTTTCATAGTTCTATCGAAAACTGTAGAAGATTATATCCTCACCTACATGGTACTGAGGGGTTCTTCCTATGTCTTCTATCGAGGTAG
- a CDS encoding enoyl-CoA hydratase/isomerase family protein, whose translation METLRIERYGQVYVLLLNRPDKLNTINLLMLEELSKALQELSSLDELRVLVIRGNGRAFCAGADVSEFIKLTPSTALNFSRKGKEVLKYLAHFPRPTLAAINGYALGGGLELALNCDLRFASSAALLGLPEINLGIFPGFGGTVKLPKIIGKAKALEMMYTGDRISAEEALRVGLVNRVIPSEKFDEEVMTFANRLALKSPAILKLLKTAVISSLDSPEEVGSPIESLAWALTFTTDDQKEGIKAFLEKREPKFSGK comes from the coding sequence ATGGAGACTCTCAGGATAGAGAGATATGGGCAGGTTTATGTTCTGTTATTAAATCGGCCCGATAAACTCAACACAATTAACCTCCTAATGTTGGAGGAACTTTCCAAGGCCCTTCAAGAGCTTAGTTCACTTGACGAGCTAAGGGTCCTAGTGATCCGTGGAAATGGAAGAGCTTTCTGTGCTGGTGCCGACGTTTCGGAGTTCATCAAACTGACCCCATCCACGGCCTTAAATTTCTCGAGAAAAGGTAAAGAAGTCCTAAAATACTTGGCACACTTTCCGAGGCCCACTCTGGCGGCAATTAATGGGTACGCGTTAGGTGGGGGGCTGGAGTTAGCGTTAAACTGTGATCTCAGGTTCGCCTCGTCTGCCGCACTCCTCGGCTTGCCTGAGATTAATTTAGGTATATTTCCGGGGTTTGGTGGTACAGTTAAACTCCCAAAGATAATAGGAAAGGCCAAGGCCTTGGAGATGATGTATACAGGTGACAGGATCTCCGCAGAGGAAGCCCTCAGAGTGGGACTGGTAAACCGAGTTATACCCTCCGAGAAGTTCGATGAGGAGGTGATGACTTTCGCAAATAGGTTGGCGTTGAAGTCGCCCGCGATTCTCAAGCTGCTTAAAACAGCAGTCATCTCTTCCTTAGATTCCCCAGAGGAGGTGGGATCCCCCATTGAGAGCTTGGCCTGGGCCCTCACATTCACTACTGACGATCAGAAGGAGGGAATTAAGGCTTTCTTGGAGAAGAGGGAACCGAAGTTCTCGGGAAAGTGA
- a CDS encoding class I SAM-dependent methyltransferase, which produces MEGIERTELLFILRCPLDGMELNSKLRCPQGHQYTINNGFVDFLEGQTKEGFLERIARIYEGLWAPLGFALSSRRSYEWMARKSIFSSGRIVLDVATGTGKSFDYVNCELCIGLDVSARLLAEAKKRRPHLQLIRADAMRIPLSDGSIDGVIFNLAFHLIPNKTKALEEVERVLKKGGRLTMTTLVSDTTLGKALGTLFHAEPLRTSELHELAKTVGLKVEHSEINGAWLTIQAIKDNR; this is translated from the coding sequence TTGGAAGGAATAGAACGAACGGAGCTTCTTTTCATCCTTCGGTGTCCGTTAGATGGTATGGAGTTGAACTCCAAATTAAGGTGCCCTCAAGGCCATCAGTACACGATAAACAACGGCTTCGTAGACTTCCTAGAAGGTCAAACTAAGGAAGGCTTCCTAGAGAGAATAGCAAGAATATACGAAGGATTGTGGGCCCCCTTGGGGTTTGCGCTGAGTTCAAGGAGAAGCTACGAGTGGATGGCCAGAAAGTCTATCTTCTCCTCAGGCCGCATTGTACTTGACGTAGCTACAGGAACCGGAAAGTCATTCGACTATGTTAACTGTGAACTTTGTATAGGTCTTGACGTTTCAGCTAGACTTTTGGCTGAGGCGAAAAAGAGGAGACCACACCTACAACTAATTAGAGCCGATGCGATGAGAATTCCGCTGTCTGATGGGAGCATTGACGGTGTTATATTCAATTTGGCATTCCACCTAATCCCAAACAAGACAAAGGCCTTAGAGGAAGTGGAAAGGGTTCTTAAGAAGGGAGGAAGACTTACAATGACGACCTTGGTCAGTGACACGACTTTAGGAAAGGCCCTAGGGACCTTGTTCCACGCAGAACCGTTGAGAACTAGTGAACTACACGAGTTAGCAAAAACTGTAGGCCTAAAAGTAGAGCATTCCGAGATAAATGGAGCATGGCTCACAATTCAAGCGATCAAAGATAATCGATAG
- a CDS encoding fumarylacetoacetate hydrolase family protein has product MKIGVAKVGQERRVVIIKNNTTLSFTAEGLSCVLSDMRSFISAFDYLKFESLEEVKVEKFLPPLVPKKVFLPAVNFRSHSQESSTKPPEEPYFFTKFSNTVVGPDEEVILPKGASRVDYEGEIGIVIGKKGKYIPRERALDYVFGYTVVNDVSVRDMQYPERHPYGLNWVLGKGVDTALPIGPWIVTKEDAGWPMKISTRVNGEVRQNGTTEEMVFDAATLISYVSNGITLEPGDLITTGTPSGVAEFTGSRYLEDGDVVEVIVDKIGTLRNMVKREA; this is encoded by the coding sequence ATGAAAATAGGAGTAGCTAAAGTGGGACAGGAAAGGAGAGTCGTAATAATTAAGAATAACACTACTTTATCATTTACAGCTGAGGGGTTATCATGCGTCCTGTCCGACATGAGAAGTTTCATTTCAGCCTTCGACTATCTCAAATTCGAATCGCTCGAGGAAGTTAAGGTTGAAAAGTTCTTACCCCCGTTAGTCCCTAAGAAGGTTTTCCTTCCAGCTGTAAACTTCAGGAGTCACTCACAAGAAAGTTCTACCAAACCACCTGAAGAACCATACTTCTTCACAAAGTTCTCAAACACCGTAGTAGGACCTGATGAAGAAGTGATCCTGCCCAAGGGAGCCTCAAGAGTTGATTATGAGGGAGAAATAGGAATAGTTATTGGTAAAAAAGGGAAATATATCCCTCGAGAGAGGGCCCTAGACTACGTTTTCGGCTACACCGTAGTAAACGACGTGAGTGTAAGGGACATGCAGTACCCTGAGAGACATCCGTACGGCCTGAATTGGGTGTTAGGTAAGGGTGTGGACACCGCACTCCCGATCGGTCCCTGGATTGTAACGAAGGAGGACGCGGGTTGGCCAATGAAGATTTCGACTAGAGTGAATGGTGAGGTGAGACAGAACGGAACCACAGAAGAAATGGTGTTTGATGCCGCAACCTTGATAAGCTACGTCAGTAACGGTATAACCCTTGAGCCTGGAGACCTTATAACCACTGGCACTCCATCTGGCGTGGCAGAATTCACCGGCTCTCGATATCTAGAGGATGGAGATGTAGTGGAAGTAATCGTTGATAAAATAGGGACTCTGCGTAACATGGTGAAGAGAGAGGCCTAG
- the cyaB gene encoding class IV adenylate cyclase, giving the protein MPNVIEREIKIRILSPPLRLLRESLRAVAVYIGAEEQLDYYFDNEHRQLTSSDRALRLRISNARTELTYKGPKENSLVKSRLEATTAVSDAKAIVTILESIGYRPILKVRKFRENYSYEGATVSLDEVEGLGEFLEIEQNDINEEELLTLTNKLITVLNIKGAREKRSYAELMASMASDGLSFE; this is encoded by the coding sequence ATGCCTAATGTTATAGAAAGGGAGATTAAAATAAGGATATTATCTCCCCCGCTCAGGTTGCTGAGAGAGTCTTTACGGGCCGTTGCTGTCTACATAGGAGCTGAGGAGCAATTAGATTACTACTTCGATAATGAGCACCGGCAACTTACTTCCTCGGATCGAGCATTAAGGCTAAGGATATCAAACGCAAGAACGGAATTAACCTATAAAGGCCCGAAGGAAAACTCCCTAGTTAAATCTAGACTGGAAGCTACGACGGCTGTAAGTGACGCAAAGGCCATAGTAACGATCTTGGAAAGTATTGGGTATCGTCCGATACTGAAAGTGAGGAAATTTAGGGAGAACTACTCATATGAAGGAGCCACAGTATCCTTGGACGAAGTTGAAGGATTAGGGGAGTTTCTAGAAATTGAACAAAACGATATAAACGAAGAAGAACTACTTACACTAACAAATAAACTGATTACCGTCCTTAACATAAAGGGAGCAAGGGAGAAGAGGTCGTACGCGGAACTTATGGCATCCATGGCAAGTGATGGGCTAAGCTTTGAATAG
- a CDS encoding Cdc6/Cdc18 family protein, which translates to MSDIIDNIIARVQVSPIFRSREYMRPDYVPDELPHRETQIRALGDILVHAVKGEAPSNVFIYGLTGTGKTAVTKFVLSNLHRRAPDKFSFVYVNARQSDTPYRVMADVIETLGGKVPFTGLSTAELHRRLQRTVNDVRKVVILVLDELDALIKRHGDELLYRLTRINVELSVSRVSIVGITNDVTLVDELDPRVKSSLGEVEQVFPPYNAVELEDILKRRASVAFKLGVVSDEVISLCAALAAREHGDARRALDLLRVAGEIAEREGKQVVRQEHVYQARTEIERDRMHDVIQTLPFHSKLVLLSIVEGSKRDRSLTTGEVFEIYRGLTRKLGLESVTQRRVSDIVNELDMLGVITASVVNRGRYGKTKEIKLSVDRKSILEVLNEDERLHGIWS; encoded by the coding sequence ATGAGTGACATTATTGATAACATTATAGCTAGAGTTCAGGTGTCTCCCATCTTTAGGAGCAGGGAGTATATGCGTCCAGACTACGTTCCTGACGAATTGCCTCACAGGGAGACTCAGATAAGAGCTTTGGGGGACATTCTAGTGCACGCAGTGAAGGGTGAAGCACCCAGCAACGTTTTCATATATGGACTCACAGGAACCGGAAAGACCGCAGTGACTAAGTTCGTTCTATCGAACCTCCATCGAAGAGCCCCAGACAAGTTCTCTTTTGTCTATGTTAATGCTAGACAGAGTGATACCCCCTATAGGGTAATGGCTGACGTCATTGAGACTTTGGGTGGAAAGGTTCCATTCACAGGTCTTTCAACTGCTGAGTTACATCGTAGGTTGCAGAGGACCGTAAACGATGTTAGAAAAGTGGTAATTTTAGTTCTAGATGAGCTCGACGCTCTTATTAAGAGACATGGGGATGAGCTTCTATATCGATTGACAAGAATAAATGTTGAGCTCTCCGTAAGTAGAGTATCAATTGTAGGAATAACCAACGATGTAACATTGGTTGACGAGCTTGACCCGCGAGTGAAGAGTAGTTTGGGCGAGGTGGAACAGGTATTCCCGCCCTATAACGCGGTGGAACTGGAAGACATACTGAAAAGGAGAGCTTCAGTCGCGTTTAAGTTAGGTGTGGTCTCTGACGAGGTGATCAGTTTATGTGCAGCATTGGCAGCGAGGGAACATGGTGACGCCAGAAGGGCTTTAGACCTCCTGAGGGTGGCAGGAGAGATAGCTGAGAGGGAGGGTAAACAGGTCGTACGTCAAGAGCATGTATACCAAGCCAGAACAGAGATAGAAAGAGACAGGATGCATGACGTTATTCAGACTCTACCTTTTCACTCTAAACTTGTTCTTCTCTCTATAGTTGAGGGTTCCAAGAGGGATAGATCCTTGACAACCGGTGAGGTTTTCGAGATTTATAGGGGATTAACCAGAAAACTGGGATTAGAGAGTGTAACACAGAGGAGGGTCAGTGATATAGTAAACGAGCTTGATATGTTGGGAGTGATTACCGCTTCCGTAGTAAATCGTGGCAGGTATGGGAAGACCAAGGAAATTAAGCTCTCAGTTGATAGGAAGTCAATCCTGGAGGTCCTGAATGAAGATGAGCGCCTTCACGGTATTTGGAGCTGA
- a CDS encoding dihydrolipoyl dehydrogenase family protein gives MKSVVLGSGPAGVYAAVMLSRNSKVTLVDEKEKLGGTCVLYGCIPSKAMFHPFQLASGLRKFGLSRSISIEELQEVGREAADKVSKGVEYLLESYGVEIVRGKGKLSQNGMEVGTQTFPFDKAVIASGTSKPEVEGTVASDELPYINISGGKAVVIGGGAGGVEFAWFLSQCGMEVHIIESSDSLLQGGDPDISKAIKSNFLRRGIKLHLGVRALGSTKGKVILSDGTSIESDLTLFTFGRRPNSGGLGLELKGKYIKVNELMSTSREGVYAAGDVTGTFTAHEAIHQGIVAGLNATGVTTIYEGEVVPKVIYTKPEIATVGKMEGESVKVSYNSLSRALADGEVEGFLKVFHTKGRIVGATAYGERAEDLISIAGLAIKARMKVEDLFNYHFPHPSYMELLWEAAGKILGHFH, from the coding sequence GTGAAGAGCGTAGTTTTGGGATCTGGCCCAGCAGGCGTCTACGCTGCTGTTATGCTATCTAGAAACTCCAAGGTCACCCTCGTAGACGAAAAAGAGAAACTAGGTGGCACTTGCGTCCTGTACGGGTGTATTCCTTCAAAGGCAATGTTTCATCCGTTTCAGTTGGCGTCGGGTCTTCGGAAATTCGGCCTATCTCGATCGATAAGCATAGAGGAGCTTCAAGAAGTTGGTCGAGAAGCGGCCGACAAAGTTTCCAAAGGAGTAGAATATCTCCTAGAAAGTTACGGGGTAGAAATAGTTAGAGGAAAGGGAAAGTTGTCTCAAAATGGAATGGAGGTCGGAACTCAAACCTTTCCCTTCGATAAAGCAGTGATTGCATCGGGAACAAGTAAGCCAGAAGTTGAGGGGACTGTCGCTTCGGATGAGCTACCTTACATCAACATAAGTGGGGGGAAGGCAGTAGTAATAGGGGGAGGGGCTGGAGGAGTTGAGTTCGCCTGGTTCCTATCCCAATGTGGTATGGAAGTTCACATCATAGAATCATCAGATTCTCTACTTCAAGGGGGCGATCCCGATATCTCTAAGGCCATAAAGTCAAACTTCCTTAGGAGGGGAATTAAACTACATCTAGGGGTTAGGGCCTTGGGTTCTACGAAGGGAAAGGTTATCCTATCTGATGGGACGTCCATAGAATCCGACCTTACATTATTCACCTTTGGTAGGAGGCCAAACTCAGGGGGGTTAGGATTGGAATTGAAGGGTAAATACATCAAGGTCAACGAACTAATGAGTACGAGCAGAGAAGGAGTTTATGCAGCTGGGGATGTCACAGGAACATTCACCGCACATGAAGCTATACACCAGGGAATAGTTGCTGGGCTCAACGCTACTGGGGTAACAACGATCTATGAAGGGGAGGTTGTGCCTAAAGTGATCTACACAAAACCGGAGATAGCAACTGTAGGAAAGATGGAAGGAGAATCGGTCAAGGTGAGCTACAATTCGCTTTCCAGGGCGTTGGCCGACGGCGAAGTTGAGGGATTCCTAAAGGTTTTTCACACAAAAGGGAGAATAGTAGGGGCTACAGCCTACGGTGAGAGGGCAGAGGACCTAATCTCCATTGCCGGTCTGGCCATAAAGGCTAGGATGAAAGTTGAGGATTTATTCAATTACCACTTCCCTCATCCATCATATATGGAATTACTATGGGAAGCCGCCGGTAAAATATTGGGACACTTTCACTAA
- the hisS gene encoding histidine--tRNA ligase, producing MRGMRDYVGEEADRLVWIQDTFRRTVRRAGYSEIITPILESFQLFAKKGGEELRKTMYTFTDKAGREVALRPEITPSAVRVFIDRLLPMPKPVRLFYVGPVYRYDEPQMGRYREFRQGGVELFGSSSILADVEVLTLLQEFFDEVGLRDKVTFKLGNVGILREIMNRNDVPEDVQESTLHLIDKELIDEAVKVLKPYLPEAILNTLSEVLVSDDQKARELLAKEELKYVIPHLTYLDELTRILMDIGLKLSVEVGFVRGLAYYTGPIFEAKVEGVSVSIAGGGRYDRLVELYGGPQTPAVGFAVGLERTLLAIPTSAAQSSPKIVLLFLDRSPDILKYGLKLVGLLRKAGLLITINLRDEILSKLLSHYGEQQYSHAIIIGRKEVETSKVTIRDLVQRTQTTIDASDVIEALRNV from the coding sequence ATGAGAGGAATGAGGGATTACGTAGGAGAAGAAGCAGATAGATTGGTGTGGATTCAAGATACCTTCAGGAGAACTGTGAGGAGAGCGGGTTACTCCGAGATCATTACACCTATCTTAGAGAGCTTTCAGCTCTTCGCTAAGAAGGGAGGTGAGGAGCTAAGGAAGACAATGTACACATTCACCGACAAGGCCGGAAGGGAAGTGGCGCTCAGACCAGAAATAACTCCAAGCGCAGTAAGGGTTTTCATAGACAGGTTGCTTCCAATGCCTAAACCAGTTCGTTTATTCTACGTAGGGCCTGTTTACAGATACGACGAACCCCAGATGGGGAGGTACAGGGAGTTCAGGCAGGGAGGAGTCGAACTCTTCGGTTCCAGCAGTATCCTAGCTGACGTAGAGGTACTGACCCTGCTACAGGAGTTCTTTGACGAAGTAGGTTTAAGGGACAAGGTAACGTTCAAGTTAGGGAACGTGGGAATACTGAGGGAAATTATGAACAGAAACGATGTTCCTGAAGACGTTCAGGAGTCGACCTTGCATCTAATTGACAAGGAATTAATAGATGAGGCAGTTAAGGTCCTTAAGCCATATTTACCTGAGGCGATCCTAAACACATTAAGTGAGGTGCTTGTCTCTGACGACCAAAAGGCCCGCGAACTCCTAGCTAAAGAGGAGTTAAAGTACGTGATTCCACATTTGACGTACTTAGACGAGTTGACGCGAATCTTGATGGACATAGGACTTAAACTTAGCGTCGAGGTGGGATTCGTAAGAGGGCTAGCCTACTACACGGGTCCGATTTTCGAAGCCAAAGTGGAGGGTGTAAGCGTCAGTATAGCAGGAGGAGGAAGATACGATAGACTAGTGGAGCTCTACGGCGGGCCTCAGACGCCAGCAGTAGGTTTCGCTGTGGGACTAGAGAGGACCCTCTTAGCTATACCGACTAGTGCTGCACAGTCCTCACCTAAGATCGTTCTACTTTTCCTAGATCGCTCCCCAGACATATTAAAGTATGGGCTGAAATTAGTAGGACTATTAAGAAAGGCCGGCCTCTTAATCACCATCAACCTAAGGGACGAAATTCTCTCGAAACTTCTATCCCACTACGGAGAACAACAGTACTCCCATGCTATCATAATAGGTAGAAAAGAGGTAGAAACGTCTAAGGTTACCATAAGAGATCTCGTTCAACGAACTCAAACTACAATTGATGCGTCTGATGTTATTGAGGCATTAAGGAACGTTTAA
- a CDS encoding DUF99 family protein has product MKMSAFTVFGADDGYFPPQFKGRRGKTVLAVAIFRGLELTSVDFTTITVDGEDATQALRDVKPEGVGLLDGVVYGGFNYVEPMEDCIIFYSTPPNVDEVEKALFKHFPSDIGRRTTILRVLKSLTKVTTKQGDVLLYSPGISLRDARELVEFYQVFDRKPEPIRAAHVVASAISKYLLTK; this is encoded by the coding sequence ATGAAGATGAGCGCCTTCACGGTATTTGGAGCTGATGATGGATACTTTCCACCTCAATTTAAGGGTAGGAGGGGTAAGACTGTTTTGGCGGTAGCAATATTTAGGGGACTTGAGTTAACTTCGGTAGACTTTACTACAATAACCGTGGACGGAGAAGATGCTACTCAAGCCTTGAGAGATGTGAAACCTGAAGGGGTAGGACTCTTGGACGGCGTTGTGTATGGAGGTTTCAATTACGTGGAACCAATGGAGGACTGCATCATTTTCTATTCTACGCCTCCCAACGTGGATGAGGTCGAGAAAGCCCTGTTTAAACACTTTCCAAGTGACATAGGTAGGAGGACCACCATTCTCAGAGTCCTGAAGTCTCTCACCAAGGTTACTACGAAGCAGGGAGACGTTTTACTTTACAGTCCTGGCATATCCTTGAGGGATGCTAGGGAGTTAGTGGAGTTTTATCAGGTGTTCGATAGAAAGCCTGAACCCATTAGAGCAGCACATGTTGTTGCTTCTGCAATCTCTAAGTATCTTTTGACCAAGTAG
- a CDS encoding tRNA pseudouridine(55) synthase TruB, translating to MSSIEVVEAEPGTVELILRELSLSYGCEFDELLRGYSFFLMIANFSQLFLTTATNVKKIVQALRGLKMHPYSIGIPVATLEPKVEPSLAFGEYMARACRKIVLDDSQLVRFLYGKSVKVDANSGLFVVVDRRGDFLGYGEVIPSGNLLRPLRDLGWYLRKGG from the coding sequence ATGTCTTCTATCGAGGTAGTAGAGGCAGAACCGGGAACGGTTGAACTGATACTAAGGGAGCTCTCTCTCTCGTACGGATGCGAATTCGACGAACTCCTCAGAGGCTACAGCTTCTTTCTCATGATAGCGAATTTTTCCCAGCTTTTTTTGACCACAGCCACTAACGTAAAGAAGATAGTTCAGGCTTTAAGGGGGTTGAAGATGCATCCATATTCTATAGGAATACCAGTCGCTACGCTAGAACCTAAGGTAGAGCCTTCTCTAGCTTTTGGTGAATATATGGCCCGAGCATGTCGTAAGATAGTACTTGATGATAGTCAGCTTGTTAGGTTTTTATACGGGAAGAGTGTGAAGGTTGACGCTAATTCTGGATTGTTTGTTGTGGTAGACAGGAGAGGCGATTTTTTGGGGTACGGAGAAGTGATACCTAGCGGAAACCTGCTAAGACCATTAAGGGATCTAGGGTGGTATTTACGTAAAGGTGGTTGA